The following DNA comes from Malania oleifera isolate guangnan ecotype guangnan chromosome 12, ASM2987363v1, whole genome shotgun sequence.
ATTGAATGATTTGTTCTTACTTCAGATGAATAACTAAAAAATCTTTTGAAGTATGTAATGACCTAATCTTGAAAAAGTACGTAAGTAGATCGTTAATAACGACTTCGATCAAAATTATGTGTTACTAGGGTAAGGCAGTCCAACATCTTGAGTTTAATTTCCTTTCAATTATAAAACCACTTTCATCATTATCCTCCATTTTTTCATGTGTCAATAAGCCCACTTGGAGGTTGGAATGCAAACTTTAGTGCTATAAAGAGATCACCTAACACTCAAAACATTAAAGACAAATGAGGCAGGAGTCGAAAGTTCAAGTAAAAGGGTTTTTTGGGTACTCACAAGATAATTGAGCAAAAAGTCCTAATTAAACAACTAGAAACTCGAAGTGACAACTATAGCATTAGGGAGAAATAAGATTAGCTACCTCTTGAATaaactttgataaaaaaaaaaaaatgaagatcaaATAAGGCAGATGAGCCCAAAATTGGCAAAGCCATACTCTTCCAAATTGGCTATAGGGTCCATGGCAAAGCACATATTTGGTATTTATTCTTGTTCTGACCAAAATTTGCAtgatttgtatttattttttacaatatAATCATAATCAAATAGGCATCTGACACACTTGTAGCCAAGGGAAGTAAAAAAGTCCTTAATTAGGGAGATTAAGGGAAATTAAAAAACATATCAGCCTAATAGGCTCATGATAAGGCTAGATGAGAATGATAATAGGAAAGATACACAAGGGTGAATAACTCGTAGAATTGCCCAACATTTTGTGTCAAAAATCAAACTCAAGATATACCATTTGAGGACTTGCCATAAATTGCCTTAAACCTTGTTTCCACAAGGTTGTTGGGACCCACGTCCATGTGATTCTTTGTTTTCAATAGATCATTTGTTCCATCCATAAGCATAactgttagccttagtggctacataatcctaattgtcgtattttgatgataacaacccactAGTGATtttaagttaaactaatctttgcataccaAGTTGTGACAAGTCTAAGTGACGAAATCATACAAATATAGGTTTAAGTGCAAAGATCAAGCAAATACtctcataggcaaagatcgaGTGGACACTCAAATACACAAAGATCAAGAGGACACTCACTCGGGAGATCTTAAGCACATCCAATGAAGAAAGTGTAGAATCATAATAGGGAGTGTTTTAGGTAGTATTTGTTGTAAATCTTGTAGTTCTAATTCAAGAATGTTTATTGAGGAAGAGTTaagcaaattgcatatgcatactagttcATAAGAGTACATAGGATATCACTAAGTCATAAGGTTCATACTTACaagttttcaaagataaaacaacgagttttatgaaaaatatcctttactcaaatgtattttaatatggAACAAGTTTTAAATGATTTTAGTATTGTAAACTTTTATTTACTTGGTCTCTGTTGGGTTAAAACCATGATTATGCACCTAAATATCAAGTTTGGGAAGAAACagggcaaaccatcgacgatttggcccAAGTGCATCGACAGTTTCAGTTAGAGAGTTAATTGGAATTTGACCTGGAGGAAACCATCCATAGTTTgagcaaaccatcgatggtttggtggaaaccgtcaacgatttggggAATCTGTTGATGGTTTGTGTCGGGATTCTAAACCCAATGGCTATAAATGACTAGGTTTCAaagtattaaattattttctaagaCCAATAGTCATAAAAAGGCTAGTACTCAAaatggcctataaatacaaggccaAAGACTTGTTAAAGCATTGATTTAGTAATTtacatttattgaaaatcatttgcgAGCACTTTGAATTTCTTAGTTCATCATTCAAGTGCTCACTATCTCTTTTGCTCTCTAATCTTTGTTGTGATTCATTACTTTGGGAGATTAGTGTTAGGTTATTATTGTAATTGATATCAGCTCAAATTAAGGAGCATTGTTTACTACTATGTCTTTGTAATTCATCTTCAAGTTGTAAAGGTATCTAGGTGAACTGAGTttcaaagggttcttggtgaaccttatTTGAAGGCTCTGTGTGAGCGTGAAGGGATGTGTTACcttgtgtaaaggcttctctatCTTTAAAGGAGATCGTATAGtggattgagaatccttgagtgtcttaaggcatggacataggcaaagggctgaaccacgttaatatttttattgagcttttcttccctactctttattttacatcttgtgcatgatttgcattatatatactgtgatataatcatttgtatcttactaatattttatattttgtaaagaaaagcaaaaatacgcaaaagagtctattcacccccccttctaGACTCGGCTTTAAGGCCAATAAGTAGTATCAAAGCAAGGCGCTTAATTTTTCGGAGTAACTTCTAGAGTGGAAAGATCAAGGGTATATATGGTGAACACTTCTTTTTCCCAAGGACAATCCATGTATCAACCACTAAGGTTCAAAGGCACAAATTATTCTTCGTCGAAAAATCTTATTACCATCTTTATTCAATCGTACGATCTGGATatgtgggagatcatctcaaaTGGAGACTTCTCTTTCATGAAGAAAAATGACAAGAATGAAGATATTCTAAAGACAAGAACGGAGCTATCAATGAGCAAAAAATGGTTACTACAACTCAATTTTAAAGCAAAACATTATCTTTACTGTGCCTTGAGTGATGATGAATACAATCGCATTTGTGGATGTGAAACCGTAAaaaaaatatgggataagcttcaagtcacatatgaaggtacatcTCAAgataaacattttaaaatatgcaTGTTAAttaaagaatatgagatgttCAAAATGAATGAAGGTGAAGTAATCACATCTATGATCACTCGATTGACACACATTATAAACAACTTAAGAGCACTCGATAAAACTTATTCAATGGAAGATTATGTACAAAATGTTCTCCAATCTTTACCTGAGTCATGGCCTGAAAAATCAATAgccattgaagaagcaaaagaTCTAAAGAAGTCTAAGAAAGAAATAGGTATTGCCTTAAAATCATCTAGTTCTTCTCACAAAGACATgttagaagaagatgaagatagtGAGGATGATACAACTTTTTTCATAATGAAACTTAAGAAACTCTTAGTTAAGAGACGTCAACTTGGTAAGCAAATTGGAAGAAAAAAGTCAAGAAATAATGATAGCACTAAATGCTACAATTGTAATAAGACTAGGCAGGAAATGATAAATTGCCCTTTAAACCAAAACAAAGAGAATTTTCAAAAAGGAGATTACAATGCCATGAATGTTGCTGCTTGGGATGAAATTGATGGACTAGCCACTGATGATGAAATAGAGGAAGAAGCACATATTTGCTTCATGGATTACGAACAAGAGGAGGTAAgttctgatgatgatgattatactTATGATGAATTAGCAATTAAATGCACTGAATTATTCAATGAATTAGTTTTTGtcaaaagaaggaacaaaaatcTTGAAGAAAAACGTTCAAAATGTAAACAAAAGCAACCTTGTCTTTGTTACACCTTAGAAGAGGAAAACATGtcccttaaaaataaaaatgaggagcttgtttcaaatgctcaaaaagaccatgaaatccTTCAAGCagaagtaggaaatttgaaagatcaaattgaaaatattttaaaagaaaattttctcttgaaaaataaagatgaagATTATGGTAAAACTTTTAACAAATTcacaagatgaaaaaaaaaaaaactccaataaattcttaggagttaaaagaaatagcttttacaaaaagaatttaagttatgaTTCATTTTATAAATCCCATGGTCATATTAATGTTTATGCCTTATCATATAAAAACAGGGTTAATAAGACAAATCCTTTACATACAAACAAGACTTGCTTGTATTGTGAAAGGAAAGGTCACATTCGTTACTCTTACCCCTTTAGAGATGCTAGAGGCAAAGAAATGAAGCTGGTATGGGTAGTTAGGAAGACAAACCCCTTGGGACCCAAGGAAGAAAgggtaccaaaacaaattacaTAATTTCTAGAATattgcttccttagaacctaggattggTTAATAGGATTTAGGTAGAATTAACCATACCTAGGTAAAAAGGGATAGTGATGACTAAGTGAATTCAtatagtacaaaaaaaaaaaaaaaaaacacttaccACAAATAGCACTCAAGGTATAAAATCCCAGTTTATGTATAATAATTGCTTGAATTCTACATTGGGGACTTTagaaaattaagccaatatgatgaGTTCAAATGATAAATCCAATATGATCTTTTAACTGTGTATATCCTTGTTGATTGGTTAATCTTTTTAAAGTATTGGGTATAGCTTATGGGCTAAAGtagcatgcacaccctcacaaGCTATATACTTAGGCTTGTTCTTTAGGACTAGAAGGGAATGAAATAGCATTTGCTTTAATGAGACATTAATCTCCGCATGAATCCATAAGATATCATTCCTCCAAAATGTCTAAAGTAAAGGTTAAAGGCTTAACTAGCCTATTTGAGGGTTACAATAGAAATCTTTTAAGAACCTTGTATTTCTAAGATGAATAACCTAAGTTATTTACTCTTGAATAAAGTTTCAGAAGCATGCCCTATAAATTCACTTCTCAAAGGTGTCTTCTTTAGTTATACAATTCTTAATGATTTGACTTATGCATACTTAAACTTGTTAATATACATAGTTAGTATATCAAAAGTATAGCATATCTTATCCCATGCatagaattgagttttagggaagtTATTCGTGACAACATTAGTACTGTGTACCAAccaaccctaaactcatcttggaacaTTAACGTTGAATGCTTGATCAATATTCAAGGGCATTCAAAAATGAAAACTCAGTCATCATTAATAATGCAATGTATCAACCCATACTAATGAAAACTTTCTCAATTCTATTTATGAGCACTAATCATCGTGATCGATTCTAAAGCAGTAATCTGCTAGTGCTTACTAATAAACATCCTTCCATGATCAATTAGAGGCATCTACTAAGGAATTCTTGTTTTGATATATATTAACTCAAGATAGAATATTTCCTATATGCTTAACCTATGAAAAACTCCTTAACCAATGTTAATACACGAGCATTCTCTTCCGTAAGAAAAGGCTTACCAAATTAcaataaattttgcaatgaagtaTCTATTCATAGTATCATATTCTTGCTCAAAATTATGAGCATATTCTTAGTCTAAGGTACTTTCCCATTAGAGTCTAATCAAGAGAACATACTTCCTATCACCAATAGCATTGTTCAATAAAGcttcatatactcctaaatgctcaaTGCCAAGTATTAAGGACATACTTATCATGCTTAATCCACAAGCatgaaaatattatgcttattttgaaaatgtccacttaTAATTACTTTGGAATCACATACTGAATTGAAAAATAGCTCTCAGGCTATACTTAACCTAATAAGCATCTCCTGCCAAGAAATACATGACTCATCATTTGGATGCTAATGAGGAaagcaataccaaagtaattTAGAGAGAGGTTATCTTAAGACAGGATTAATCTACCTCTTATCTAAGATTCACTTTGTTGAGAAAGTTGCTCAACAAAAGCTTCAAGCGATCAATACAATTCTCAAGaaaattcaatattcattcaaattgttctattatatatatattctagtTTGCTTATATAGACATCTTTTAGAGCTACTAGCTTTCCACATAATCAAAATCAATGTCTTTTACTTTTAGAGGAAATTGTAAAAATCTATCCTCTGCGATGGCAATGGTGGAAGGCTATGCTAATGTTTTAAAGTGATAAACTAGCTTGGTATTATCCGTAACTCACTTTAATAAAGTAAAGTGTCGCTTTGAGAATCAAATATAAAACTTCATAAAATGAAAGGAAACCTTTTGGATCATTATACTCAGTCGTGCCAACATTAAATAAACAAGAGATTCATCTTATCAACAACTCAAAGCAATAATGGATTCTCTAAATGAACATTCATGCTTATCTAAGAAATCCACACTCAACCATGAGCATCAATATGTTGTGTAATGTGATTAGTTGTCAAGCATTCACCAACTTACGGTTgattcaaaaagaagaaaaatttcttCTGAATActcttatttattcatcattaaGTTATTCTTTATATAAAAGAATCTATCCATACTTCCTTATAAGCTCTCAACCCTTGatcaaatcaattagagcttTGTATTACTAGAAAATGATCATTTAATATTCATGAGTAAGTATAGAATAAATCTAGTTAATATGGTTTGGTTctccaccaaaccgtcgacaaaattcaatcgAGAAGGTTGACATTTTGGCTCAATTccctgaaaccatcaatggttttagtCGGGAAAATCGATTTAAAACACGCAGAGGGTCATTTTTATGCTCACCAAACCCTAATCTCTCATACCTTTGTTTTCCCCTTCGTTCTAAGTCTTCCAAAAACCCTCAAATTTCCTACAACAACACTGGTATTATGGCTCCCAAAACCAAGAGAGGTGAAGGAAGTTCCTCAAGAAGACAAGACAAGGAACCAATTTGAGATTCCACTCCTCCTCCTCAAACTCAAGAAAGATCAAGAAAATTTTCCAAGGAATGGTCAAGCATATTTGTGTCGAAGGAAGCCTACACATGATTCAAAATGGATATATCCAAAAGGAATATTGTAAGTAGCAAAATATTACCTTTGTAATTCCTTGAGGATGACTTTCCAATATTCAAAGATAAACTTAGGGTTATAGGTTGGGAGTTCCTAATGACTCATGATCACCTAATTTATCCTGAATTGGTTAAGGAATTCTATGCAAACTTCGTACTTTCTACTCCTCGGAAACCTGCACATTCTAGCGGTGAGGTTATACATCTGGATGCTAACACATTGAATGAAGTTATGATATGTGAAAGATACAACATAGCAAGTCTCCCTAGAAAGGTTTGGCCCATCTACGGGGTTTGGTTTAATCCCCATAAAGTGCTCAAAATGGTAATAGGAAACCCACACATACCAGAAGTAGCTAAACCAAAGGCCAAGGATCTTATTGTAAATTCTGAGTGCTGCATCACATGATTACCTATAACGTATCGCCAAGACATGGTGGGCGTGATACGGTAACACACAGAGACATCTTCACCATGTACTACGTATGGCACATGCACGTAATTGATCTACCCTCCATTGTTGTCCAACTTATGCAGGACAATCTACAAAAGAAGAATGGGTGTTTGTTGTTTGGCCGACTACTTTCACGCATATTCCCCTACCATGATGTAGGATTCACAGGTGTTGTGGAGGAATGTCCAAAATTCAATGATGAATATTCCAAGTTCATCTTACAAAAATGCATTTTGTACAGGGTGAGAGATCCTTGCTATGGTTGAAGCAAAGACACTAGGCATAGGGCCCAATTGATGAAGTTGAGGATGCTATGGCCGAAAGGGACATAGGAGCAGAATAGTTTGGTATCGTTAATGAAGATATGGAAGAACTTAAGGGTAGTGAACAACCTAATGATTATATTAAGCAAATTTTTGATAAGATCAATGCACGGATAGGTTCACTGGAACAAGGGATTGATGCACGCTTCAGCTCATTGGAACATGGAATTACCACATGCTTCAATAATCTCGAACATGGGGTCACTACTTGTCTTGACAACATAAAATCTAGTCTTAATAGGTTGTTTGAGCTTTTCAGGTCGAAAGATTAGTACCTCTCCTTTTTATattgatcaaagggggagaagtaatgTGGTGTTCTGTAGTATATGAGGGAAAAGTGTATTATAGTGACATAAAAAATTGTTAggtatataatttttcttttggtGTATTAAGTACAAATTTGTAATGTTGCTTAAATAACTATAAATAGAAGTTTAGATTTGTTGCTTAAACTGTTTATTAATGAAAGTTCAGTTGGCTTGATgttttatcttaaatgaactttCTTATAATGTATTGTGTGTTATAGCTCCAATGGATATGGAATATCTAGTTGAATGATTtaatatgcatatagtaagggggagtaaaatttcatcttattcaacaatatgcataaattaaaaggGAGCTTAAAAATATATCTTGTGAGAAtaccaatggtttgtcatcatcaaaaatggggagattgttagtcttagtggctacataaacctaattgtcgtattttgatgataacaactcattagtgtttctaagttaaactaatctttgcataccaAGTTGTGACATGTATAAGTGATGAAATCATAAAGATATAGGTTTAAATGCAAAGATCAAGGAAACACTCTTATAAGCAAAGATCGAATGGGCACTCAAATAGGCAAAGATGAAGAGGATACTCACTTAGGAGATCTCAAGCACATCCAATGAAAAAAGTGTAGaatcatatgtaatggggagtgtttgaggtagtatttgttgtaactcttgtagttctgATTCACACATATttattgagtaagagttgagcaaattgcttATGCATATTAGTTCATAAGAGTACATAGGATATCACTAAGTCATAAGATtcatacttatgagttttcaaagacaaaacgatgagttttataaaaaaatatccttcactcaaatgtattttaataTAGGATAAGTTTTAAATTTCTACTACTTCTTTGTAATTCATCTTCAAGTTgtaaagggttcttggtgaaccgagttgcaaagggttcttggtgaaccttgtttGAAGGCTTTGTGTGAGCgtgaagggatttgttcccttgggTAAAGGCTTCTCCATCCTTAAAGGAGATCATATAGTAGATTGAGAAttcttgagtgtgtctcaaggcatggatgtCGACAAGGGGTTGAACCACATTAATTTTGTTTGTTGagcttttcttccctactctttaatcTACATCTTATGCATGattcacattatatatatatattgtgatataatcatttgtattttgccaatattttatattttgtatagaaaatcaaaaatactaaaaagagtctattcacctcCCCTCTAGACTCGACTTTAGGGCTAAGAATAACTCCCATTAAATAATTTGTATGGATGCATGTCATAATGGCATTCTAGTACACTTAGCCTATCACATGCATATCATTCTCTTCTTCTTGTGCAACCTGATATATCATTTGAATTTTTTACTTAAAACTTCACTTGCATAAACCCAATCAATAATAGAAATCTCATTTATCAGTATCCTTTCAACCCTAGACTGAGCATTTTTGCCCCTAAATTGTTTCAATTCCTCAACCCTAGACATGGTAGATTCATCCTTATTAACTACAATTTCTTTCCAACGTAGAGATGATAGGCAGTCGTATCAATCACGAtatcttcttttccttttgagCAATGATGTTATGCAATCGTTCCGGCCACTGCATCTTTTGTTTCCTTTTGCACAAGGATGGTAAGCAATTTTTCTAGCCATTGCACCTTCCTTTGTTAACAATTGTTAAGATGAATTTAAGTGTACTTTTGATTTTAActtcaatatatttcaaatattggATTTTGATTATTTCCCAAACAATGATTTGTATCCTATGCATTTTACTTGGATTATACTGCTATGACATTGCCCAAATTAGTGTAGGCATGAAAACACTTTGGTCATAAGATAAATGTGAGATGTCTAATCATAAGACAACCTACAAGACGTCTCATGCACGGCAGGAAGCTATAATTCC
Coding sequences within:
- the LOC131143830 gene encoding uncharacterized protein LOC131143830, producing MWEIISNGDFSFMKKNDKNEDILKTRTELSMSKKWLLQLNFKAKHYLYCALSDDEYNRICGCETVKKIWDKLQVTYEGTSQDKHFKICMLIKEYEMFKMNEGEVITSMITRLTHIINNLRALDKTYSMEDYVQNVLQSLPESWPEKSIAIEEAKDLKKSKKEIGIALKSSSSSHKDMLEEDEDSEDDTTFFIMKLKKLLVKRRQLGKQIGRKKSRNNDSTKCYNCNKTRQEMINCPLNQNKENFQKGDYNAMNVAAWDEIDGLATDDEIEEEAHICFMDYEQEEVSSDDDDYTYDELAIKCTELFNELVFVKRRNKNLEEKRSKCSLEQGIDARFSSLEHGITTCFNNLEHGVTTCLDNIKSSLNRLFELFRSKD